One Triticum dicoccoides isolate Atlit2015 ecotype Zavitan chromosome 5B, WEW_v2.0, whole genome shotgun sequence genomic window carries:
- the LOC119310109 gene encoding uncharacterized protein LOC119310109 encodes MPCLAHDRHPRPPATNHCKSLSCLIRETYAHCHVPCIGIAGAGWSSGDDSDDDDDDMLDTKQVILNEIRNRQLRKESRCSADSPALSSAFIWFFTPLDPRSVLEKVSSPEKCVVAGEEKEEAEGEAGSDAGDVESEAYFSVKSFFTRSTSRAATVASLTDMDPPATWDGFRDCEGWPFGLCRRPAVPPLPSTPADSWKWRKQSSGRSLAASPRPAHSDKITTS; translated from the exons ATGCCTTGCTTGGCGCACGACCGCCACCCCAGGCCCCCGGCCACTAACCACTGCAAGTCCCTCTCCTGCCTCATCAGGGAGACGTACGCGCACTGCCATGTCCCCTGCATCGGGATCGCCGGCGCCGGGTGGAGCTCCggcgacgacagcgacgacgacgacgatgacatgCTCGATACCAAACAG GTGATACTCAACGAGATTAGGAACCGGCAGCTGAGGAAGGAGTCGAGGTGCAGCGCGGACTCGCCGGCTCTGTCCAGCGCCTTCATCTGGTTCTTCACCCCGCTCGATCCGAGGAGCGTTCTGGAGAAGGTCTCGAGCCCTGAGAAGTGCGTCGTGGCGGGGGAGGAGAAGGAAGAGGCGGAGGGGGAGGCGGGCAGCGACGCCGGCGACGTGGAGAGCGAGGCGTACTTCTCGGTGAAGAGCTTCTTCACGCGCAGCACGAGCCGGGCGGCGACCGTGGCGTCGCTGACGGACATGGACCCGCCGGCGACGTGGGATGGCTTCCGGGACTGCGAGGGGTGGCCGTTCGGGCTGTGCCGCCGCCCCGCCGTGCCGCCGCTGCCCAGCACACCGGCCGACTCGTGGAAATGGCGCAAGCAGAGCAGCGGCCGCAGCCTCGCCGCGAGCCCGCGTCCTGCTCACAGTGACAAGATCACAACGAGTTGA